GGACAGGATACTCCTCGCAGGCGCCCGGTACGGCTCCCCCTGGGTGGCCTGCCTCGACCTAGGTTTCAACACGATCTGGGAGACGACTCTGCCGCAGTTCCTGTCCGGAGTGCAGGGGATGTCCGAAGGCCCCGACGGGAGCCTCACGATATGCGGGTTCTATGCCGATCTCGAAGGCGTGGACGGCGGCGGGAACACGGTCCTGCCGGCAGTCTGCAGGCTCGACGCCTCGGGAGAAGTCGAGTGGACCAGGATGTACGAAGGCGTGGAGGGCCTCTGGATCAACTCGGTCGACACGGCGCCGGATGGCACGATCATCCTCGCAGGCAGCGCGAGGATTCCCGACGCAGACACATCTCTCGCCTGCGCCTGGGTGGCGAGGCTGGACCGGGACGGGCTCCTCCCCGGTGCAGGCCATGGTGAGGGCGACACGGTGCAACTCCCCGATCCCGCCCGGCAGTTCGTGATGAAGCCCCCCCTCGGCATGATTGCCGCCTGCGGCGCCTTCGACTCCGCGAGCGATGCGGTGGCGCTGGCCGAGCAGCTGTCGGGCCTGGCAGGCAGTTCGGAGTACGGCTGGGAGTATCCGACCGGCGTCACCTGGATCCCCGACTGGGCATCCCTGTCCGGCGCCGAGGCATGGCTCGCCTACGTGGGCCCTCTCTGGACGAACGACGAGGGGATAGACGACATGATGGAGCGGATCGGCTCCCTCTGCCCGGATACCTACCTTGTCTGGGCGGGCAACTGCCGCTCCAGGGTGACCTTCTCCCCCAAGGAGGTTTCGCGGCCCGTCCTGCCGCCCGACTGGGACTGACCGGCCGGTTCCCGGTTCCGGATCCTTCAGATGCGCCGGAAACCCGGCGCCGGTCCCGGGATCGCCCCCTGTTCACTCCGCTGACCGATCGCCGGCCTCCGACGCCCAGCGGGAGAGGATCTCCGGAAAAGCGGAGATGCGAAGCAGGTTCCCCGGGAATGCCACGAAGGGCCTCACATCCTCCTCGAGGATCCCCATATCCGTCCGACCGATACGATCCATGACGCACCCGGCGACTTCCTGTGGCGTCGAAAGCCCGGACTTCTCCTCGATGTATCGCAGATCAGGAGCGGTCATCCCGAAGAGGTAGGCAGCATCGTAGAGGTCCCTCCCCATGAGCCTGTTCCTCTCCAGAATGGCGATGAGCTTGTTGGAGAGCAGCAGCCCGGCGGGCAGCACCGGCACTCCGCAGATGACGTCCAGCCTGTTCAGGATCTCCACCTCGGCGGGGCAGTCGTATTCCTGCGGCGCCGCATCGAGCTTCAGCCGGAGGATCTCGTCCTTGTGAGGAGTGAGCTTCCAGGCCTGCAGGATGTCACCGAAGCGGAGGGTCGCTGTCGAGGCACCGCGCGGAGCCTTCACCGTACATTCACACGCCACTCCTTCCAGCCTGAACTCCCGGGCTACGGCACCTGCGAGATCCGCATACAGGTCACCGGTCAGCCCCCTGTTGTCGAAGTCCAGATCCTCCGAGAAGCGGTCGGAACCATGGAAGATGTGGATGCATGTGCCACCGGTGAAGACGAGTCCGGAAGCAGACAGCCTTCCGAAAATGAAGTCCAGCGCCTTCAGTTGGAGGTATTCGCGGAGGATGGCCCGCCTGTGGGAGGGCCCCGAGCCCGGGAATGCACGGTACACGATCTCAGGCTCGAGCATCGCTCATCACCTCGCAGAGAGCGTCAAGCCTCGCCTGGAGGCTCGCCTGACCGAATCTGCGGCAGTACGAGTCCAGGCGCCTCCTCGACAACAGGGCGAAGGCCTCCGGGGCGATGCGCAGCTCCCGCAGCTCATCCGGTCCGTTGTAGGACGGATTCAGGTAAAGGAAATCCAGGATCGCCTTTTCAGGCCGGGCCATGAGATAGGAGTGTCTCGTCCCATTGATCGGCAGGTATCCGAAGAAAAGATCCGGGCTGACTGACCTGTACCGGAACGAACCAGCGGGAGAATCGACACGGCGCGTCTTCCTCGTGCACACCGAAGTGATGATCCGGACCGTCTCTGGGATCAGGCCGAAAGAGGAGAGAGCTGACTCGAGTGATACGTAGGATGGACGATAGATGGAGTTGGCGGCAGCATAGAGATCCGTCTCGTCTCCGAGCGAATCGGGGAATGCATAGTGCCCGGGAGCCAGCATCACGATCCGGCCCGACGACTTCCACCTCGACAGGCTCTGCTGTGCGAAACCAGGATCGAAGAGCCTAATGGTGCCAAGCCCGAATGTGGGGAACGAGTTCAACGCGCTCTTCGCCTCGTGGATGGTCATGATCAACTTTCCATTCAACAACATCATCGTTGTTCTTTAGAATTATCATTCCCAGGTGTATCGGAGTCAAGCAGGCTGTGCCTGCAGATAAGTCTGACCGACGCTATCGAGGCGACAGATGTGCGCCTACTCGATGACCACGAACCTCTCGACGGCGCCGGTCTCCCCGGCGGTCAGACTGACGATGTAGACGCCCGACGGAAGCTCGCCGAGGTTCTCGGAATGCCACCCGGCGGAGCAGTACCCGGGTTCCGTTGCAGCCACCACCCTTCCGGCCAGGTCATGCACCGTCAGGGATGCCTCCATGCCCGAGGGCAGGCCGAATTCGATCGAGGGGGATCCGACCGAAGGGTTGGACACGATCCTCAGCTCGACTTCGGCAGGATTTGCATCTTCTTCCAGTCCGAGCGAGTTCCATGTGAAGGTGACATCCTCGAGGGTGGGAGTGACGGAGGGATCGGAAGTGCTCAGAATCACCCGGTATTGGAGATAACTCTCGTTGTCGGCCAGGATCCCGCCGAGGGAGCCGGGACTGACGATCGGTGACGACCAATCCCCCATCTCT
This is a stretch of genomic DNA from Candidatus Fermentibacter sp.. It encodes these proteins:
- a CDS encoding nucleotidyl transferase AbiEii/AbiGii toxin family protein; the encoded protein is MLEPEIVYRAFPGSGPSHRRAILREYLQLKALDFIFGRLSASGLVFTGGTCIHIFHGSDRFSEDLDFDNRGLTGDLYADLAGAVAREFRLEGVACECTVKAPRGASTATLRFGDILQAWKLTPHKDEILRLKLDAAPQEYDCPAEVEILNRLDVICGVPVLPAGLLLSNKLIAILERNRLMGRDLYDAAYLFGMTAPDLRYIEEKSGLSTPQEVAGCVMDRIGRTDMGILEEDVRPFVAFPGNLLRISAFPEILSRWASEAGDRSAE